In a genomic window of Acropora muricata isolate sample 2 chromosome 2, ASM3666990v1, whole genome shotgun sequence:
- the LOC136890356 gene encoding mRNA export factor GLE1-like isoform X3 — protein sequence MADPRVLSRRGFTVTSTIKSSSLGVNGVLQGLASCSKNLLEYDTHWKPTREALDEISGPPKLPADLLRSVSPSKNLSLGETNICSSLEHGNETQNEEEEEEKDQNGVVFDEMVSFIGKKDLEMPEADSITTENPNDGLREKELLASYDNTHVVIYRLETEKRLKAQEELNSREEKLREHSKKLQTRKRRYLQQKENERVEERLQSLQALQLDEKRKSEEARLRQKKLEQSHAEYAQKAVRRVKEVEELRLKVLRQEQLFKKQMMQLEALFKGIVDTASSIQQIFQECRYQSAVATFKPEISQEVAKVLKISQTALDNAHESEHVTEANFAFVQDCSKLIQTILLKTKSVVQEATIKATKEEAELQAKAREEEAKKEKEIADKERAQVALMRKKQESQASTSPSQNSSSPAQSKSGLSKELSSCISETAWKEYSRLVTYKSEIVKSAEPLHADKSLKQLKFDLMKAVSTPVNSISEESILDKIQHLNKFLSGGSIQAGSKQISMGLHEAAPGYCKEQLAKKFVDQGSQQVSSSVSSAFPIAAVIIGVWSRFPDVGDLILVRFYEECPFLVPFYIPKASGMSDTDYLATLGYVYKDGQIEQQDKYLKRMTGIVRLYAAIVSSVPPPSRQQSKPPHGIERGWTWLARMLNLEPRADYTATALYEFLSVAGHVLMGQYKKQFGKLLNTLVLDYIPKIEKVTAKEKSGPANIV from the exons ATGGCTGACCCCCGTGTGCTTTCAAGAAGAGGGTTTACCGTAACGTCCACGATAAAAAGTTCCTCCCTTGGAGTTAACGGTGTTTTGCAAGGCTTAGCATCTTGTTCGAAGAACCTTTTAGAATATGATACTCACTGGAAGCCTACACGCGAAGCTCTTGATGAGATATCTGGACCTCCGAAGTTGCCAGCAGATCTGTTAAGGTCTGTTTCACCTTCCAAAAACCTTTCTTTAGGGGAGACGAATATTTGTAGTTCCTTGGAGCATGGAAATGAAACTCAAaatgaagaggaagaggaagagaaaGATCAAAATGGTGTTGTTTTTGATGAAATGGTTTCCTTCATCGGAAAAAAGGATTTGGAAATGCCTGAAGCCGACTCCATAACCACAGAAAATCCAAACGACGGATTAAGGGAAAAAGAACTTCTGGCATCCTATGATAATACTCACGTGGTCATTTACCGTTTAGAAACAGAAAAGCGGTTGAAAGCTCAAGAAGAGCTTAACTCCAGAGAAGAGAAATTACGAGAACATTCAAAGAAACTTCAGACCAGGAAGCGTCgttatttgcagcaaaaagaaaatgaacgaGTTGAGGAACGTCTTCAATCTTTACAAGCATTACAACTggatgagaaaagaaaaagtgaagaGGCCAGGCTCAGACAAAAAAAGCTTGAGCAGTCGCATGCTGAGTACGCTCAGAAAGCTGTGAGACGAGTCAAAGAAGTTGAAGAACTGAGATTAAAAGTTCTCAGACAAGAGCAACTTTTCAAGAAACAGATGATGCAGTTAGAAGCCTTATTCAAAGGCATTGTAGACACTGCTTCAAGCATTCAACAGATTTTCCAAGAGTGTAGATATCAATCTGCTGTGGCAACATTTAAGCCAGAAATATCGCAAGAAGTTGCAAAAGTGCTGAAAATCTCCCAAACTGCACTTGACAATGCCCATGAGAGTGAGCACGTTACTGAAGCTAACTTTGCATTTGTGCAGGATTGTTCTAAGTTGATTCAAACCATCCTTCTGAAAACTAAAAGCGTTGTTCAGGAGGCTACTATCAAGGCAACTAAGGAAGAAGCTGAACTTCAAGCCAAGGCAAGAGAAGAGGAAGCGAAGAAAGAGAAGGAAATAGCTGATAAAGAGAGAGCTCAGGTAGCACTCATGAGAAAGAAACAGGAAAGCCAGGCTTCCACTTCACCAAGCCAAAACTCAAGTTCTCCTGCTCAGTCAAAGTCTGGTCTTTCAAAGGAGCTTTCCTCATGCATTTCAGAAACAGCTTGGAAGGAATATTCTCGTCTAGTGACCTATAAAAGTGAGATTGTCAAGTCAGCGGAACCTTTGCACGCTGACAAGTCCTTGAAGCAGTTGAAGTTTGATCTGATGAAAGCTGTGTCTACACCAGTGAATTCTATTTCAGAGGAGTCTATCCTTGATAAGATCCAGCACCTAAACAAATTCCTTTCTGGGGGTTCTATTCAAGCTGGAAGCAAGCAGATTTCTATGGGCTTACATGAGGCAGCTCCG ggataCTGTAAAGAGCAGCTAGCTAAAAAATTTGTCGACCAAGGTTCCCAACAGGTTTCATCTAGTGTGAGCTCTGCTTTTCCCATTGCTGCAGTCATCATTGGAGTCTGGTCCAGGTTTCCTGATGTTGGAGATCTCATTTTAGTGAGATTCTATGAAGAATGTCCTTTTCTTGTTCCATTTTACATCCCAAAGGCTTCTGGCATGTCAGACACAGATTATCTTGCTACTCTTGGTTATGTGTATAAAGACGGGCAAATAGAACAACAAGATAAATACCTCAAGCGTATGACTGGAATTGTGCGGCTTTATGCAGCAATTGTCTCCTCGGTACCCCCTCCATCAAGACAGCAATCAAAACCCCCTCATGGAATTGAGCGAGGTTGGACATGGCTTGCAAGAATGTTGAACTTGGAGCCACGAGCAGACTACACAGCTACAGCTCTCTATGAATTCCTTTCTGTAGCTGGACATGTGCTTATGGGACAGTACAAAAAACAGTTTGGGAAACTGCTCAACACTCTTGTCTTAGATTACATTCCCAAGATCGAAAAAGTCACAGCAAAGGAGAAAAGTGGGCCT GCCAACATTGTGTGA
- the LOC136890356 gene encoding mRNA export factor GLE1-like isoform X2 — MADPRVLSRRGFTVTSTIKSSSLGVNGVLQGLASCSKNLLEYDTHWKPTREALDEISGPPKLPADLLRSVSPSKNLSLGETNICSSLEHGNETQNEEEEEEKDQNGVVFDEMVSFIGKKDLEMPEADSITTENPNDGLREKELLASYDNTHVVIYRLETEKRLKAQEELNSREEKLREHSKKLQTRKRRYLQQKENERVEERLQSLQALQLDEKRKSEEARLRQKKLEQSHAEYAQKAVRRVKEVEELRLKVLRQEQLFKKQMMQLEALFKGIVDTASSIQQIFQECRYQSAVATFKPEISQEVAKVLKISQTALDNAHESEHVTEANFAFVQDCSKLIQTILLKTKSVVQEATIKATKEEAELQAKAREEEAKKEKEIADKERAQVALMRKKQESQASTSPSQNSSSPAQSKSGLSKELSSCISETAWKEYSRLVTYKSEIVKSAEPLHADKSLKQLKFDLMKAVSTPVNSISEESILDKIQHLNKFLSGGSIQAGSKQISMGLHEAAPGYCKEQLAKKFVDQGSQQVSSSVSSAFPIAAVIIGVWSRFPDVGDLILVRFYEECPFLVPFYIPKASGMSDTDYLATLGYVYKDGQIEQQDKYLKRMTGIVRLYAAIVSSVPPPSRQQSKPPHGIERGWTWLARMLNLEPRADYTATALYEFLSVAGHVLMGQYKKQFGKLLNTLVLDYIPKIEKVTAKEKSGPDCPKMPLSRQHCYLFYMTVVLSCPF, encoded by the exons ATGGCTGACCCCCGTGTGCTTTCAAGAAGAGGGTTTACCGTAACGTCCACGATAAAAAGTTCCTCCCTTGGAGTTAACGGTGTTTTGCAAGGCTTAGCATCTTGTTCGAAGAACCTTTTAGAATATGATACTCACTGGAAGCCTACACGCGAAGCTCTTGATGAGATATCTGGACCTCCGAAGTTGCCAGCAGATCTGTTAAGGTCTGTTTCACCTTCCAAAAACCTTTCTTTAGGGGAGACGAATATTTGTAGTTCCTTGGAGCATGGAAATGAAACTCAAaatgaagaggaagaggaagagaaaGATCAAAATGGTGTTGTTTTTGATGAAATGGTTTCCTTCATCGGAAAAAAGGATTTGGAAATGCCTGAAGCCGACTCCATAACCACAGAAAATCCAAACGACGGATTAAGGGAAAAAGAACTTCTGGCATCCTATGATAATACTCACGTGGTCATTTACCGTTTAGAAACAGAAAAGCGGTTGAAAGCTCAAGAAGAGCTTAACTCCAGAGAAGAGAAATTACGAGAACATTCAAAGAAACTTCAGACCAGGAAGCGTCgttatttgcagcaaaaagaaaatgaacgaGTTGAGGAACGTCTTCAATCTTTACAAGCATTACAACTggatgagaaaagaaaaagtgaagaGGCCAGGCTCAGACAAAAAAAGCTTGAGCAGTCGCATGCTGAGTACGCTCAGAAAGCTGTGAGACGAGTCAAAGAAGTTGAAGAACTGAGATTAAAAGTTCTCAGACAAGAGCAACTTTTCAAGAAACAGATGATGCAGTTAGAAGCCTTATTCAAAGGCATTGTAGACACTGCTTCAAGCATTCAACAGATTTTCCAAGAGTGTAGATATCAATCTGCTGTGGCAACATTTAAGCCAGAAATATCGCAAGAAGTTGCAAAAGTGCTGAAAATCTCCCAAACTGCACTTGACAATGCCCATGAGAGTGAGCACGTTACTGAAGCTAACTTTGCATTTGTGCAGGATTGTTCTAAGTTGATTCAAACCATCCTTCTGAAAACTAAAAGCGTTGTTCAGGAGGCTACTATCAAGGCAACTAAGGAAGAAGCTGAACTTCAAGCCAAGGCAAGAGAAGAGGAAGCGAAGAAAGAGAAGGAAATAGCTGATAAAGAGAGAGCTCAGGTAGCACTCATGAGAAAGAAACAGGAAAGCCAGGCTTCCACTTCACCAAGCCAAAACTCAAGTTCTCCTGCTCAGTCAAAGTCTGGTCTTTCAAAGGAGCTTTCCTCATGCATTTCAGAAACAGCTTGGAAGGAATATTCTCGTCTAGTGACCTATAAAAGTGAGATTGTCAAGTCAGCGGAACCTTTGCACGCTGACAAGTCCTTGAAGCAGTTGAAGTTTGATCTGATGAAAGCTGTGTCTACACCAGTGAATTCTATTTCAGAGGAGTCTATCCTTGATAAGATCCAGCACCTAAACAAATTCCTTTCTGGGGGTTCTATTCAAGCTGGAAGCAAGCAGATTTCTATGGGCTTACATGAGGCAGCTCCG ggataCTGTAAAGAGCAGCTAGCTAAAAAATTTGTCGACCAAGGTTCCCAACAGGTTTCATCTAGTGTGAGCTCTGCTTTTCCCATTGCTGCAGTCATCATTGGAGTCTGGTCCAGGTTTCCTGATGTTGGAGATCTCATTTTAGTGAGATTCTATGAAGAATGTCCTTTTCTTGTTCCATTTTACATCCCAAAGGCTTCTGGCATGTCAGACACAGATTATCTTGCTACTCTTGGTTATGTGTATAAAGACGGGCAAATAGAACAACAAGATAAATACCTCAAGCGTATGACTGGAATTGTGCGGCTTTATGCAGCAATTGTCTCCTCGGTACCCCCTCCATCAAGACAGCAATCAAAACCCCCTCATGGAATTGAGCGAGGTTGGACATGGCTTGCAAGAATGTTGAACTTGGAGCCACGAGCAGACTACACAGCTACAGCTCTCTATGAATTCCTTTCTGTAGCTGGACATGTGCTTATGGGACAGTACAAAAAACAGTTTGGGAAACTGCTCAACACTCTTGTCTTAGATTACATTCCCAAGATCGAAAAAGTCACAGCAAAGGAGAAAAGTGGGCCT gACTGTCCCAAAATGCCACTATCCAGGCAACACTGCTATCTGTTCTACATGACAGTTGTACTTTCATGTCCTTTTTAA
- the LOC136890356 gene encoding mRNA export factor GLE1-like isoform X1, with translation MADPRVLSRRGFTVTSTIKSSSLGVNGVLQGLASCSKNLLEYDTHWKPTREALDEISGPPKLPADLLRSVSPSKNLSLGETNICSSLEHGNETQNEEEEEEKDQNGVVFDEMVSFIGKKDLEMPEADSITTENPNDGLREKELLASYDNTHVVIYRLETEKRLKAQEELNSREEKLREHSKKLQTRKRRYLQQKENERVEERLQSLQALQLDEKRKSEEARLRQKKLEQSHAEYAQKAVRRVKEVEELRLKVLRQEQLFKKQMMQLEALFKGIVDTASSIQQIFQECRYQSAVATFKPEISQEVAKVLKISQTALDNAHESEHVTEANFAFVQDCSKLIQTILLKTKSVVQEATIKATKEEAELQAKAREEEAKKEKEIADKERAQVALMRKKQESQASTSPSQNSSSPAQSKSGLSKELSSCISETAWKEYSRLVTYKSEIVKSAEPLHADKSLKQLKFDLMKAVSTPVNSISEESILDKIQHLNKFLSGGSIQAGSKQISMGLHEAAPGYCKEQLAKKFVDQGSQQVSSSVSSAFPIAAVIIGVWSRFPDVGDLILVRFYEECPFLVPFYIPKASGMSDTDYLATLGYVYKDGQIEQQDKYLKRMTGIVRLYAAIVSSVPPPSRQQSKPPHGIERGWTWLARMLNLEPRADYTATALYEFLSVAGHVLMGQYKKQFGKLLNTLVLDYIPKIEKVTAKEKSGPVSRLKSFLEKCIKDQKIPIPDGYLTPQFWRSFRF, from the exons ATGGCTGACCCCCGTGTGCTTTCAAGAAGAGGGTTTACCGTAACGTCCACGATAAAAAGTTCCTCCCTTGGAGTTAACGGTGTTTTGCAAGGCTTAGCATCTTGTTCGAAGAACCTTTTAGAATATGATACTCACTGGAAGCCTACACGCGAAGCTCTTGATGAGATATCTGGACCTCCGAAGTTGCCAGCAGATCTGTTAAGGTCTGTTTCACCTTCCAAAAACCTTTCTTTAGGGGAGACGAATATTTGTAGTTCCTTGGAGCATGGAAATGAAACTCAAaatgaagaggaagaggaagagaaaGATCAAAATGGTGTTGTTTTTGATGAAATGGTTTCCTTCATCGGAAAAAAGGATTTGGAAATGCCTGAAGCCGACTCCATAACCACAGAAAATCCAAACGACGGATTAAGGGAAAAAGAACTTCTGGCATCCTATGATAATACTCACGTGGTCATTTACCGTTTAGAAACAGAAAAGCGGTTGAAAGCTCAAGAAGAGCTTAACTCCAGAGAAGAGAAATTACGAGAACATTCAAAGAAACTTCAGACCAGGAAGCGTCgttatttgcagcaaaaagaaaatgaacgaGTTGAGGAACGTCTTCAATCTTTACAAGCATTACAACTggatgagaaaagaaaaagtgaagaGGCCAGGCTCAGACAAAAAAAGCTTGAGCAGTCGCATGCTGAGTACGCTCAGAAAGCTGTGAGACGAGTCAAAGAAGTTGAAGAACTGAGATTAAAAGTTCTCAGACAAGAGCAACTTTTCAAGAAACAGATGATGCAGTTAGAAGCCTTATTCAAAGGCATTGTAGACACTGCTTCAAGCATTCAACAGATTTTCCAAGAGTGTAGATATCAATCTGCTGTGGCAACATTTAAGCCAGAAATATCGCAAGAAGTTGCAAAAGTGCTGAAAATCTCCCAAACTGCACTTGACAATGCCCATGAGAGTGAGCACGTTACTGAAGCTAACTTTGCATTTGTGCAGGATTGTTCTAAGTTGATTCAAACCATCCTTCTGAAAACTAAAAGCGTTGTTCAGGAGGCTACTATCAAGGCAACTAAGGAAGAAGCTGAACTTCAAGCCAAGGCAAGAGAAGAGGAAGCGAAGAAAGAGAAGGAAATAGCTGATAAAGAGAGAGCTCAGGTAGCACTCATGAGAAAGAAACAGGAAAGCCAGGCTTCCACTTCACCAAGCCAAAACTCAAGTTCTCCTGCTCAGTCAAAGTCTGGTCTTTCAAAGGAGCTTTCCTCATGCATTTCAGAAACAGCTTGGAAGGAATATTCTCGTCTAGTGACCTATAAAAGTGAGATTGTCAAGTCAGCGGAACCTTTGCACGCTGACAAGTCCTTGAAGCAGTTGAAGTTTGATCTGATGAAAGCTGTGTCTACACCAGTGAATTCTATTTCAGAGGAGTCTATCCTTGATAAGATCCAGCACCTAAACAAATTCCTTTCTGGGGGTTCTATTCAAGCTGGAAGCAAGCAGATTTCTATGGGCTTACATGAGGCAGCTCCG ggataCTGTAAAGAGCAGCTAGCTAAAAAATTTGTCGACCAAGGTTCCCAACAGGTTTCATCTAGTGTGAGCTCTGCTTTTCCCATTGCTGCAGTCATCATTGGAGTCTGGTCCAGGTTTCCTGATGTTGGAGATCTCATTTTAGTGAGATTCTATGAAGAATGTCCTTTTCTTGTTCCATTTTACATCCCAAAGGCTTCTGGCATGTCAGACACAGATTATCTTGCTACTCTTGGTTATGTGTATAAAGACGGGCAAATAGAACAACAAGATAAATACCTCAAGCGTATGACTGGAATTGTGCGGCTTTATGCAGCAATTGTCTCCTCGGTACCCCCTCCATCAAGACAGCAATCAAAACCCCCTCATGGAATTGAGCGAGGTTGGACATGGCTTGCAAGAATGTTGAACTTGGAGCCACGAGCAGACTACACAGCTACAGCTCTCTATGAATTCCTTTCTGTAGCTGGACATGTGCTTATGGGACAGTACAAAAAACAGTTTGGGAAACTGCTCAACACTCTTGTCTTAGATTACATTCCCAAGATCGAAAAAGTCACAGCAAAGGAGAAAAGTGGGCCTGTAAGTAGATTAAAAAGTTTTCTAGAAAAATGTATTAAGGATCAAAAAATCCCTATTCCTGATGGATACCTGACGCCGCAGTTTTGGAGATCTTTCAGGTTTTAA